Part of the Candidatus Dadabacteria bacterium genome, AAAGTTATCCATATAACGGCCGAGACTGCCCGGGAATCAACATCCGAGCGGAATTCAAAAGCAACGTTAAAAACCAGGAGAAGCAGAAGCGAAAATACGAACATCGTCGGAAATATCTGCTTTGAACGCCACTCCACCAGAAAATCCTTTCTGAATATAAGCAATATACTTCTCATTGCCCGTCACCACTTCTGACGCAAGACATGTAGATATCCTGAAATTCCTCGCGAGCGGGTTTCTGCGCAGATGCATAGACCACCTCTCCCTGATCGAGAATTGCGACCTTGTCGCACAGCGAAAGCCCCTCGTAGACATTATGGGTTGTCATAACTACGGTTTTGTCCGCTTTCATTGAACCTAGAATCGAGGTAAGGATGGCAGCTCCGCCGTAATCGAGGCCGCTGTACGGTTCATCCAGAAAAAGTATCTGCGAGTCGTGAAGAAGCGTTCTGGCGATAGCAAGGCGCTGGCGCGTTCCGAAAGAAAGGGTGCTTACGAGCGCGTCTTTCTTAGCGTAGAGTTCAACCCTCTCGAGAATATCAGAGCACCTGCTCTTAAGATCCGGCACGTCGTAGAACGCGCCTATAAACTCGAGGTTTTCCCAAGCGGTAAGGTTTTCATAAAGCATCGTGTTATGGGAGATGAACCCTATAAGTTTTCTTATCTGCTGTTTTTCCCTTGAGACGTCAAAACCGGCTACAAAGGCCTCTCCCCCGCCGGGTTTTATGAATGTCGAAAGAATGGAAAGCAAGGTGGACTTGCCGGCGCCATTGGGACCGAAAACGGTGAGGAATTCGCCCTGTTCAACGGTAAGATCAATTCCCATCAGCACAGGGAAAAAACCGAACTGCTTTTCAAGTCCCCTGGTTTCTATCGCGTATACACCGGGTTGCATATCATTTTCCTTTTCCAAGGATTTTTTCATAACCGCCGATCTCTGAAATCCACTCCGCAAGCCCCTGCATTCCCGTCTCGTAACCGCACACCGGCTCATACTCCAGATCCCTTTTTGCCTTCTCTATGCTGTAGGTTCTGCTCTTCGATAGAGCGGAAACGCCAAAGCGGGTAAGGACAGGCGGGGTCTCCGATCTTCTGAGTTCAAAGATTTTCTCAAGAACGAACGCAACCGCATACCCCAGAGTGTACGGTACCGTGACCCCCGGCTTCCACTCAATTCCTATTGACGCGAGCTGATCGGAGACAAAACGGCGGTTATCGATACGCGCCCCGTCGTTTACAAAGTATATGTTGCCCGCCCCGGCAGAAGAGAGGGCCGATAGCACCGTGGCGTGAACAAGATTAAGCACATGGCATGGAGAGACAATTTTTTTGTTAAAACCCATGTTAACCAGAAGGCCCTTGAGGCAGGCGTCGGCTATTCTCGGAAGTATGACCGTGTCGCCGGCTCCCCAGACGTTTGACGGTCTTAATATAACTGTTTCCATGCCTCCCCGTCCGTTATATTCTCTCACAAGTTTTTCGGATAAGGCCTTGGTTTCATTATAGAAATTATGGTGGCTTTTTGGATAGGGATAGGTTTCATCTATATCCTTGAGGTCGACAGTCCCAAGAAAAGAGGCATTCCAGATTACGGTAGAGGAGCTCATATAAACAAACCTTTTAACCCCCGCCTCGCGTGAAGAGTCAAGAAGGATTCTCGTCGCCTCTACGTTCTGCCTGAAAAAATCATCCCTTGGTCCCCAGTCAGAAACCTTGGAAGCAAGATGAAAAACGTAATCACACTCTTGCGGAAAAGCTTGAAGCGAACTGGAGTCGCAAAGGTCCCCGTGGACAAGTTCCGCACGCAGAGAACGCAACTTTTCGGTATCGCTTGTTTCTCTTACCAGGCATTTTATCGAAAAACCCTCGTCCGCAAGTTTTTCAGCAAGCTTGCCACCGATAAAACCCGTCGCCCCGGTTATCCCCGCTTTTACGTTTTCGGAGGTTCCCATAAGTTTATTTTTTGATTTCCTTTTCCCAGTCCGCTTTCCTGAATCTTTTCTTCTCCTCGACGTCTTTTTTCGAAGGTATGGCTTTGCCGGGTCGCGTTGAAACAGGCTTTCTGGTTTTCGGTTTTTCTAGCTTCTTTTTGGTCATATCACACCCCTGCAGTCTCTTTACCGCTCAGGAGATCACAGAGTATAGTAATTGATAAGCAAAATCGGACAAACCAGGCGGGCAGACGCATGAAATATCTTCACACAATGATAAGGGTCGGCAATCTTGAAAAGTCAGTCGCGTTCTATACCGATGTCATTGGTCTTAAGTTTCACAGGAAAACCGATTATCCTGAAGGCCGCTTCACGCTAGCTTTCCTGGGTTACGGCGGCGACACGGAACCTTTTCTAGAACTCACACATAACTGGGATACTTCGCAATACGACCATGGAGGGGGTTACGGACACATGGCGTTTGGAGTAGAGGACATCTATGCGACGTGCGAAAAGATAGAACAGGCCGGCGGACGGGTAATCAGAGCTCCAGGGCCCATGAAACACGGAACCACCGTGATAGCTTTCGTTGAGGACCCCGATTCGTACAAAATCGAACTCATAGAAAGAAAAGACTGATCCCCCCGATTACTTTTTTCTCTTCTTCCACCTCGCTTCCAGGTATTTCTTGAGATTTGCCTCTCTCCCCTTGTCGGTGGGTTCGTAGTAAACGCTGTCTTTTATCTCCTCGGGAAGAAAATCGTCTTCGACAAAATGATCCTCGTAGTCGTGGGCGTACTTGTAGCCTTTTTTGTAACCAAGATCCTTCATGAGTTTCGTGGGGGCGTTTCTCAGGTGAAGCGGAATCTGGAGGCCCGGATTCTTTCTCACATCGGCTTCGGCCTTCTTTATCGCCCTGTATGCAGCGTTGCTCTTGGGACAGCTGGCAAGATAGGTCGTAACCTGAGAGAGGATTATCCTGCTCTCAGGCATCCCAACGTAATTAACCGCGGTGAAGCAGTCGGTCGCGAGGGTAAGCGCATAGGGTTCGGCGTTTCCAATATCCTCTGAAGCAAGTATCACAAGACGCCTTGCGATGAACTTCGGGTCCTCCCCAGCTTCAAGCATTCTCGCCAAGTAGTAAACCGCCGCGTCGGGATCACTTCCCCTTACGCTTTTTATAAAAGCGGAAATCGTATTGTAGTGTTCTTCCCCCGCCCTGTCGTAGAGAAGGCCCGTTTTCTGGAAAATCTCTTTTACAAGATCGGTATCAATCTCAGAAAGTTTTTTTGAACGGAGAAGGGAAGAAGCAATTTCAAGCGCGTTCAGCATTACTCTGGCGTCTCCGCCGCAAAGGGCGATGAGTTCGCCGCGAGCCTCAGCCGATATATCGGCATCCTCCAAGAGTTTTTCCTCGGAGAAGGCTTTTTCAAGTATTCGGTCAAGGTCCTGCGCCGAAAGCGGATCAAGAACATAAACCTGACAGCGGGAAAGAAGGGGACTTATAACTTCAAACGAAGGATTTTCAGTGGTAGCGCCTATGAGCACCAGGACCCCTTCCTCGACGCTCTTGAGAAGCGCAGCCTGCTGAGCCTTGTTGAATCTGTGTATCTCGTCAATGAAAAGCACGGTTTTCCGCCCGGAGTAAAGAGCGTCTCTTGCGTCCGCGACAATATCCCTAAGCTCCCTGACTCCGGAAGAAATCGCATTTATCTGTATGAACCTGGCACCAGCCCTGCCCGCGATAAGCCTTG contains:
- a CDS encoding replication-associated recombination protein A; the encoded protein is MRPESIQEMVGQEHLIGPQGLVTKTLEAGGVHSMIFWGPPGTGKTTLSRLIAGRAGARFIQINAISSGVRELRDIVADARDALYSGRKTVLFIDEIHRFNKAQQAALLKSVEEGVLVLIGATTENPSFEVISPLLSRCQVYVLDPLSAQDLDRILEKAFSEEKLLEDADISAEARGELIALCGGDARVMLNALEIASSLLRSKKLSEIDTDLVKEIFQKTGLLYDRAGEEHYNTISAFIKSVRGSDPDAAVYYLARMLEAGEDPKFIARRLVILASEDIGNAEPYALTLATDCFTAVNYVGMPESRIILSQVTTYLASCPKSNAAYRAIKKAEADVRKNPGLQIPLHLRNAPTKLMKDLGYKKGYKYAHDYEDHFVEDDFLPEEIKDSVYYEPTDKGREANLKKYLEARWKKRKK
- the gloA gene encoding lactoylglutathione lyase produces the protein MKYLHTMIRVGNLEKSVAFYTDVIGLKFHRKTDYPEGRFTLAFLGYGGDTEPFLELTHNWDTSQYDHGGGYGHMAFGVEDIYATCEKIEQAGGRVIRAPGPMKHGTTVIAFVEDPDSYKIELIERKD
- a CDS encoding NAD-dependent epimerase/dehydratase family protein, with translation MGTSENVKAGITGATGFIGGKLAEKLADEGFSIKCLVRETSDTEKLRSLRAELVHGDLCDSSSLQAFPQECDYVFHLASKVSDWGPRDDFFRQNVEATRILLDSSREAGVKRFVYMSSSTVIWNASFLGTVDLKDIDETYPYPKSHHNFYNETKALSEKLVREYNGRGGMETVILRPSNVWGAGDTVILPRIADACLKGLLVNMGFNKKIVSPCHVLNLVHATVLSALSSAGAGNIYFVNDGARIDNRRFVSDQLASIGIEWKPGVTVPYTLGYAVAFVLEKIFELRRSETPPVLTRFGVSALSKSRTYSIEKAKRDLEYEPVCGYETGMQGLAEWISEIGGYEKILGKGK
- a CDS encoding ABC transporter ATP-binding protein, whose translation is MQPGVYAIETRGLEKQFGFFPVLMGIDLTVEQGEFLTVFGPNGAGKSTLLSILSTFIKPGGGEAFVAGFDVSREKQQIRKLIGFISHNTMLYENLTAWENLEFIGAFYDVPDLKSRCSDILERVELYAKKDALVSTLSFGTRQRLAIARTLLHDSQILFLDEPYSGLDYGGAAILTSILGSMKADKTVVMTTHNVYEGLSLCDKVAILDQGEVVYASAQKPAREEFQDIYMSCVRSGDGQ